In a genomic window of Allomeiothermus silvanus DSM 9946:
- a CDS encoding nucleoside phosphorylase produces MDRYYHIGFGKGDLGATPPTLAILSGDPGRASLIAQKWLHDSKVLSENRGLASYLGNLPGGRPVISATSGMGAPSLSIVVNELVQVGIRTIIRVGTCGSIQDHVRPGSVVISQAALARQGAANDIAPPEYPASADPFLTVALVEAAKAQGIEYHLGITASVDTFYEGQERTDSANPHLLRALQGITEEYRNLRILNYEMEAGTLFKMGNVYGFAAACVCGVIAQRTRSEQPVLEAKAQAVDRAIRVALAAAERFA; encoded by the coding sequence ATGGACCGCTATTACCACATCGGTTTCGGCAAAGGCGACCTCGGCGCCACCCCACCCACCCTGGCCATCCTGAGCGGCGACCCTGGCCGGGCCAGCCTAATCGCGCAGAAATGGCTGCACGATAGCAAAGTCCTCTCGGAGAACCGGGGGCTCGCCAGCTACTTGGGAAACTTGCCGGGCGGTAGGCCGGTGATCTCGGCGACCAGCGGGATGGGCGCACCGTCTTTGAGCATCGTGGTGAATGAGCTGGTCCAGGTGGGCATCCGCACCATCATCCGGGTGGGAACCTGCGGCTCGATCCAAGACCACGTGAGGCCCGGGAGCGTCGTGATCAGCCAGGCTGCCCTAGCCCGCCAGGGTGCGGCCAACGACATCGCCCCGCCCGAATACCCGGCCAGCGCCGACCCCTTCCTCACCGTCGCCTTGGTGGAAGCAGCCAAGGCCCAAGGGATCGAGTACCATTTAGGGATCACCGCCTCGGTGGATACCTTCTATGAGGGGCAAGAGCGCACCGACTCGGCCAACCCCCACCTGCTCCGGGCGCTACAGGGCATCACCGAGGAATACCGCAACCTACGAATACTCAACTACGAGATGGAGGCGGGAACTCTCTTCAAGATGGGCAACGTGTACGGGTTCGCCGCGGCTTGCGTCTGCGGAGTGATCGCCCAGCGTACCCGCTCCGAACAGCCGGTGCTCGAGGCCAAGGCCCAAGCGGTAGACCGAGCCATCCGCGTCGCGTTGGCGGCGGCGGAGCGGTTCGCCTGA
- a CDS encoding glutamine synthetase III, whose product MNQDVDVITAGRNWRMNGKNGVSTTPVTDLASEVFASDVLTTEELRQRVSKPVWKSLLATIERGEPIDPAIADTVALAMKTWAMEKGATHYTHWFQPLTGATAEKHDSFITPTSDSSAIYQFGGKDLIQGEPDASSFPSGGLRATFEARGYTAWDPTSPAFIMRHSNGATLCIPTAFVSWTGEALDLKTPLLRSIEALNKAALKALQLFGVTDAKKVSSTLGAEQEYFLIDEEFYFRRPDLVMTGRTLFGAKPPRGQELEDHYFGSIPDRVLSFMTDVERQLYALGVPVKTRHNEVAPSQYEIAPIFEHSNLAADHQQLIMQTLRNTARRYGMVALLHEKPFAGINGSGKHCNWSMGTDTGVNLLDPGDTPHENMQFLFFCAAVIRAVDLHQDLLRISVASASNDHRLGANEAPPAIMSIFLGAELTDIFERIVSGKGGSRKKAGLLGLGTPVLPPLPLHSGDRNRTSPFAFTGNKFEFRAVGSSQSISFPITVLNTIVAESVEVLTAQVEAAMKKKKSFEDALSEVLKETYKKHRRIIFNGDGYSEAWHQEAKRRGLLNLRTTLEAIELFNSKKNLELFSKYGVLNQRELEARQEIMYDQYFKTVNIEGETTEWVAQTQILPGVLAYLAELTALGASSQAATRTIEQVAKAADALSDALEELKKQNAELGGDDVHSKAYHVRDNVLPAMAAVRKAADALERIVADKHWPLPSYREMLFVK is encoded by the coding sequence ATGAACCAAGACGTAGACGTGATTACCGCAGGACGCAACTGGCGGATGAACGGCAAGAATGGGGTCTCAACTACGCCGGTCACCGACTTGGCGAGCGAGGTCTTCGCTAGCGACGTGCTCACCACTGAGGAGCTGCGCCAGCGCGTTTCCAAGCCGGTGTGGAAGTCGCTGCTGGCCACCATCGAGCGGGGTGAACCTATCGATCCGGCTATCGCCGATACCGTGGCGCTGGCCATGAAGACCTGGGCCATGGAGAAAGGAGCCACCCACTACACCCACTGGTTCCAGCCGCTCACCGGAGCTACCGCGGAAAAACACGACAGCTTCATCACCCCCACCTCGGACAGCTCGGCCATCTACCAGTTTGGCGGTAAGGATCTGATCCAAGGCGAGCCAGACGCCTCCTCGTTCCCCTCCGGGGGCTTGCGCGCGACCTTCGAGGCGCGGGGCTACACCGCTTGGGATCCCACTTCCCCGGCTTTTATCATGCGCCACTCCAACGGGGCTACGCTGTGCATCCCCACCGCCTTCGTCAGCTGGACCGGGGAGGCCCTGGACCTAAAAACCCCCCTCCTGCGGAGCATCGAAGCCCTCAACAAAGCCGCGCTCAAAGCGTTGCAGCTCTTCGGCGTGACCGACGCCAAGAAGGTGAGCAGCACCCTGGGGGCCGAGCAGGAATATTTCCTCATCGACGAGGAGTTCTACTTCCGCCGCCCCGATCTGGTGATGACCGGGCGCACCCTGTTCGGTGCTAAGCCTCCTCGCGGGCAGGAACTCGAGGACCACTACTTCGGCTCCATCCCCGACCGGGTGCTTTCCTTCATGACCGATGTGGAACGCCAACTCTACGCCCTAGGGGTTCCGGTAAAGACCCGGCACAACGAGGTAGCCCCTAGCCAGTATGAAATCGCGCCCATCTTCGAGCACTCCAACCTAGCTGCCGACCACCAGCAGCTCATCATGCAGACCTTGCGCAACACCGCTCGCAGGTACGGCATGGTAGCGCTCTTGCATGAAAAACCCTTTGCCGGGATCAACGGCTCGGGTAAACACTGCAACTGGAGCATGGGCACCGATACCGGGGTGAATCTATTAGATCCCGGTGACACCCCGCACGAGAACATGCAGTTTTTGTTCTTTTGCGCTGCGGTGATCCGCGCGGTAGACCTCCACCAAGACCTCTTGCGCATCAGCGTGGCCTCGGCTTCCAACGACCACCGCCTGGGGGCCAACGAAGCGCCGCCCGCCATCATGTCGATCTTCCTGGGAGCTGAACTCACCGATATCTTTGAGCGCATCGTAAGCGGAAAGGGTGGTTCACGCAAGAAAGCCGGGCTCTTGGGGTTGGGTACCCCGGTGCTGCCGCCATTGCCCCTGCATTCCGGCGACCGCAACCGCACCTCCCCCTTCGCTTTTACCGGCAATAAGTTCGAGTTCCGTGCGGTAGGCTCCAGCCAGAGCATCTCCTTCCCCATCACGGTTTTGAACACCATCGTGGCGGAGTCGGTGGAGGTTCTCACCGCCCAGGTCGAGGCGGCCATGAAAAAGAAGAAGTCCTTCGAGGACGCTCTTTCGGAGGTGCTCAAGGAAACTTACAAGAAGCACAGGCGCATCATCTTCAACGGCGATGGCTACTCCGAGGCCTGGCACCAAGAGGCCAAGCGGCGCGGCCTGTTGAACCTGCGCACCACGCTCGAGGCCATCGAACTGTTCAACAGCAAGAAAAACCTCGAGCTTTTCTCCAAGTACGGCGTACTCAACCAGCGCGAGTTGGAAGCCCGCCAAGAGATCATGTACGACCAGTACTTCAAGACCGTAAATATCGAAGGAGAAACCACCGAGTGGGTGGCACAGACCCAGATCTTGCCCGGGGTACTGGCCTATCTAGCCGAACTCACGGCCCTGGGGGCCAGCTCGCAGGCGGCAACTCGCACCATCGAGCAAGTAGCCAAGGCTGCCGATGCGCTCTCTGACGCGCTGGAAGAACTAAAGAAGCAAAACGCCGAGCTGGGTGGTGACGACGTGCACTCCAAGGCCTACCACGTGCGCGATAACGTGTTGCCCGCGATGGCTGCGGTACGCAAGGCTGCCGATGCCCTCGAGCGCATCGTAGCTGACAAGCACTGGCCTTTGCCCAGCTACCGGGAGATGCTATTCGTCAAGTAG
- a CDS encoding GNAT family N-acetyltransferase, with protein sequence MENTTIIVQSRANGRLVGILRAFSDGVSTTHLSEILVHPAFRGQGIGTALMQAFLAGQPPTSLVRLAEARSSLGQ encoded by the coding sequence ATAGAGAACACGACCATCATCGTTCAGTCTCGAGCGAACGGGCGTTTAGTCGGGATACTGCGAGCTTTCTCCGACGGTGTGAGTACGACCCACCTCTCGGAAATCTTGGTGCATCCAGCCTTTCGCGGTCAGGGCATTGGTACCGCGTTGATGCAGGCCTTTCTCGCGGGTCAACCACCCACGTCTTTAGTTCGGCTGGCGGAGGCTCGAAGCAGCCTGGGGCAGTAA